From the bacterium genome, the window GTTGCTGGCACTGGTCTCGTTGATTGGAATGCCTTACACCGTGCTGATGCCGATCTTCGCCAGGGACGTTCTGCAAGGGGATTCGCACACGATGGGGTTTCTGGTGGGAGCCTCGGGTGTTGGAGCATTGATTGGCGCATTGTATCTGGCATCGCGAAGATCGGTCAGGGGACTGGCCCGGCTTGTCCCGATCGCCGCGGCCGTATTCGGCGCGGGCTTGATTGCGCTTTCCTTCTCTCGCAATGTCTGGCTTTCGATCGGCCTGATGGTTTTCACCGGCTTTGGATTTATTACTCAGGCGGCTTCAAGCAACACGTTACTGCAGACGATCGTCGATGATGATAAACGGGGGAGAGTAATGGGACTGTATACGCTGGCGATTCGCGGGATTGCGCCGTTGGGGAGTCTCCTGGCGGGAGCAATGGCCGCCAGCATTGGTGCACCCTATACCTTTATGCTGGGGGGACTTGGTTGCATTCTGGGAGCGCTTATCTTTGCACGATATCTGCCGGCGATGCGCCAGATGATCCGTCCGATCTACATTCAGAAGGGGATAGTCCCTACCCCTGAAGCGGTTCGTGACCCGGAATAACCCCCTGACAATCCTCAAAAGTATGCTGTCCGCGGCGCCGATACTAGGGGTATGGGTACCGAGACAGTCTATCTTCAACGGCCGGAGGAGGACGTTGAGCCGATCGGCGAAACGCTCGATCCGGGGCACTCCGTCTTTGCCAACCGTCGGGGCCTTTACCTGACATTTTGGTTGTTGGTGCCGTTGATCCTGCCGACCTGTGCCTTTTTGTATGCACTTCCGCTGGCGCCGGTGATCTGGTTGGGGGCAAAGGTGGCGGGAACCGCCACCAGCAATCATAGTGAAACGATTGTGGCGATCATCCTGTTGACCAGCTTTGCGCTGGCGATGGTCACGGTCGTGACGCTCTGGAAGCGGACCAAGTTGATGGCCCGCTCACTTCGCTAATTCTTCAGGACTGCATCTGCGCCGTGCGGCGCTTGACCTGTCCGAATCCGACCAATCGATTCTCCTGTTCATCCCACAGACGAAATGTCAATGATTTGAAACTTGGCCAGAAGCGGACCTTGGGTGTGGCCGCCAGCGCCTCGTGCTTTTCATGGCACTTGGGAAGATTGTAATTCGGGATGCGTGAATTCAGGTGATGAATATGATGGTAACCGATATTTCCGGTGAACCAGTTCAGCACCTTCGGCAGCGCATAGAACGAGCCGCCATCGAGCGACGCGGTCATGAAATCCCATTCGGGCTGACGTGCCCAATAAACGCCCTCGAATTGATGCTGGACATAGAATAGCCAGATTCCAGCCATCGTTCCGATATACAGCACCAGGAACTGAACTACCAAATAGGTCTTCCAGCCGACGATCAGGCTAACGCCAACTCCCATGAGAAGAATGGCGAGATTGGTGATATAGACCGATCTCCGCTCTTTGGAGGTCGCTTTGCGACGGACCATTCGGTGTGTGATCAGGACGATAAACAGCGGTCCCAACAGGAACATCACCACCGGATTTCGATACAGCCGGTACTGCAGCCGGGTCTTGAAATCGGAATTGATATACTCCTGAACCGTCATCATCCAAACATCTCCAAAGCCGCGCTTGTCCAGATTTGCCGAAGTAGCGTGGTGTTTGGCATGGCTCTTGTGCCAGTAGTCGTAGGGAGTGAAGGTCAGGATCCCGGTAATATTGCCAACGATGATATTCAGGCGTTCAGAGGCGAAAAAGGCTGAGTGTCCGCAGTCGTGGAAAATAATGAACAGGCGGATCAGGAAACCGGATGCCAACACGATTGAAGGCAACGCGTACCAGAAAGAATACTGCATCACCCAGAAAGAGAACGCCATCAGCGCCAGATAGGGGATGAGTGTATTACCCAGTTGCCAGAGACTTCGGCCGACGGATGGTTGCTGGAAGTGCGAGATCTCCTGCTGGATGATCTCCGGGGTCAGTTGTTCACCAGACTGCACGGTGGGTTGGATGTGATCTGTCAGGCACGTTCTCCGATCTTTTGGGCGACAGTGCGGGGTCGCAGGTATCCGTGGCTTGAGGTCCGATACCGATCATGATGCTGCGACTCGATCAGAGCGAAAGAGCTTCACAGTAAGCCACACTCGTTGAACCGCAGCCCGGACAGGTTCGTTCCAATTGGCGCGCAAGGTAACAGATTTGAATCAGGATGGCAACTAAATCATGGAGCCATGCAGTCCGGGTCGAACCCGCTCACCGCAAGTAACTTGAGAGCCCTTCAAGGAACAACTGGACCGCCACCGCGACCAGGATCATCCCCATCAGTCGTTCGATCGCCGCCAGACCGCGTTTGGTCAGCAAGTCAACAATATAGGTTGAGAGATAAAGCACAATAAAGGTCACTACCCAGGCACCGACCGCCGCCAGCAATAACGCACCCACTGACAGGGTTCCGGTCGACGAAAACAACAGCAAGGCGGCCAGTAATGATGGTCCGGAGACGAGCGGCACGGCCATAGGCACCAAAAATGGCTCCCCCTCGAATTCGGTTTGCGCATCCGCCTCATGTCGCGGAAAAACCATCCGGATCGCGATCAAAAACAGGATTATTCCCCCGGCTATCGAAACCGATGCGCGTTCGAGGCCGAGAAAGGACATTACATATTTACCGGAAAGCGTAAAGACCGCGATTATCAGTAGCGCGAGGAGTAGTTCACGGACAAGCACTTTGCGGCGACGTTCCCGCGGTACTTTCTCGAGGATCGGTAGAAAGATCGGGATATTCCCGAACGGATCCATGATGAGAAATAGCGTGACTGATATTGAAAGAATTTCCATACTGTCCTGGCCGTGATCCGGCGTTCAATTAAATATGGTGGGAAAATGGCCGCTGGTCACGGAGATCGCAACTCTAAAACACTACCGGCAATGCTCAACCGTTATTCAGCGGATCTTTGTAGTATTCGTAGTGATAATGGATCCTTCGCGTCACCTCGCCCGACTGGTCGCTGGTGAACAGCTCAAGAAGCTGGCCATCGGCGGAGTACCGGTAGTTTTGAATGCTCAACACAGTCCCTTCGGCATTCAGCGTGATGATCTCCGCATAGTCACCCGAGTCCGTATAGCGATAGGAGAAAGTCCGATTGAGCGTGCCGTCCGGACCATAGAGGGTCTTGCCGACCCGGCGACCGGATTCAAATCTGTTCTCCACCCTGATCATCACACTACCATCACCTTTGGTC encodes:
- a CDS encoding fatty acid desaturase — translated: MAFSFWVMQYSFWYALPSIVLASGFLIRLFIIFHDCGHSAFFASERLNIIVGNITGILTFTPYDYWHKSHAKHHATSANLDKRGFGDVWMMTVQEYINSDFKTRLQYRLYRNPVVMFLLGPLFIVLITHRMVRRKATSKERRSVYITNLAILLMGVGVSLIVGWKTYLVVQFLVLYIGTMAGIWLFYVQHQFEGVYWARQPEWDFMTASLDGGSFYALPKVLNWFTGNIGYHHIHHLNSRIPNYNLPKCHEKHEALAATPKVRFWPSFKSLTFRLWDEQENRLVGFGQVKRRTAQMQS
- a CDS encoding NAAT family transporter, which produces MEILSISVTLFLIMDPFGNIPIFLPILEKVPRERRRKVLVRELLLALLIIAVFTLSGKYVMSFLGLERASVSIAGGIILFLIAIRMVFPRHEADAQTEFEGEPFLVPMAVPLVSGPSLLAALLLFSSTGTLSVGALLLAAVGAWVVTFIVLYLSTYIVDLLTKRGLAAIERLMGMILVAVAVQLFLEGLSSYLR